One window from the genome of Vibrio vulnificus NBRC 15645 = ATCC 27562 encodes:
- a CDS encoding 3'-5' exonuclease, which produces MISLLKPTKLEWQHKFLQKQQRVADARLRRFYQSPPVSGETVIGSTPLVALDFETTGLNPNQHDILSIGLVPFDLHRIRLQQARYWTVKPEDQLHEESVVIHGITHSKVQRAPDLIDVLDEVLDCLAGKVVVVHYQHIERPFFDSALRKRINEGIEFPLIDTMEIESQWAKQQFGGWLNRLKGKSLPSVRLAQSRRRYGLPDYSAHHALTDAIATAELFQAQIAHHFSSQTPVSALWR; this is translated from the coding sequence ATGATCTCTTTACTCAAACCCACCAAGCTTGAATGGCAGCACAAATTCCTGCAAAAGCAGCAGCGAGTTGCCGATGCGCGCTTGCGCCGATTTTATCAATCACCACCCGTCTCGGGCGAGACAGTGATAGGCTCAACACCACTGGTGGCCTTAGACTTTGAAACCACTGGCTTAAATCCCAATCAACACGATATTCTTTCTATTGGGCTGGTACCCTTTGATTTACACCGAATACGGCTGCAACAAGCACGCTATTGGACAGTCAAACCGGAAGACCAGTTGCATGAAGAGTCCGTCGTCATTCATGGTATTACGCACAGCAAAGTTCAGCGCGCGCCCGACTTAATCGACGTACTGGATGAAGTGCTTGATTGCCTAGCGGGTAAAGTGGTGGTGGTTCACTACCAACATATTGAGCGACCATTTTTTGATAGCGCGTTACGTAAGCGAATCAATGAAGGCATTGAGTTTCCCCTGATCGACACCATGGAAATTGAAAGTCAGTGGGCAAAACAGCAATTTGGCGGCTGGTTGAATCGACTCAAAGGGAAATCGCTGCCTTCAGTCCGCTTAGCCCAAAGTCGTCGTCGCTATGGTCTACCCGATTACTCCGCGCACCACGCTCTTACCGATGCCATTGCCACCGCCGAGCTGTTCCAAGCACAGATCGCCCATCATTTTTCCTCGCAAACGCCTGTTTCGGCGCTGTGGCGATAG